A part of Procambarus clarkii isolate CNS0578487 chromosome 21, FALCON_Pclarkii_2.0, whole genome shotgun sequence genomic DNA contains:
- the LOC123760599 gene encoding uncharacterized protein: MQQTSTTTITPGPAAAQGVGTASGAGDGAAPLEVTTKTPPSRVMNMAAGQLVKCHCGPEEVLTAAGCRPYPEGTSIDGEGREDFHGPHVVPKSVTDLNVIVQDLSCDVEDDHRQMNFTKGQFFLRDRGDIVLTDDAGYLSGLRIENYCVSHLLDDQKRLTWMMKGCIPPPSIPRCCPEGQTFSSGVCSPARSPHLLIPPLSAGLDKSSVMWPVVRNHHNPISCTADPLKTLPVGSIDSYLMSLPHGVIHVWNLPNELVKKKYTFTPDFCVDQQHNVDGSLTYTANLCYSDPREKHHRICKGNICVRKCCNDNQIMDFSIHRCIDYSNVTFKSPFTTTLSYKIVKGMPLCKPQTLVNNFTLDNKGNLIYKSRVFPPTDYCLDTFHNAQGNLQNSALACLTSLSKWDQARLIVFPACQVISLLSMSLTVACYCKIPELLKNGGWYQLWHVLSLMLAYSSNLTQRITNKYMNDLACVVMALLMQFGYLATFFWLSVLCFEVWRKVRSLSRYLPPTVVAVWVYPLYAFGGPSLIGIITICMQFLAPDNVPGLHKPYIGEARCWFIGDLELFLYFYGPIAFLFACNIFFIGHTYWNYKTFEANSAVLRNFSIDKSGTNATVQTSLDQVHRRRDYISDFKQQFSLLVLMSICWITEILSWKIPPDEMWAVTDILNTLQGFIILLIFLANKSKRKHLKKKYPGPFLAANHLKMFFKKCGSFLFCSNENSRLPSQVCSINSKVSRKISTSSIVSSISTLTSTLKSTSSSFHVTSPDKSDPKRHPSVSESEDGILTLSHSPLCSLSSNGSETSL; encoded by the exons ATGCAGCAGACATCAACTACTACTATCACTCCAGGCCCAGCCGCCGCTCAAGGAGTCGGCACAGCTTCGGGAGCCGGGGATGGCGCGGCACCACTCGAAGTGACGACGAAGACCCCACCCTCGAGGGTGATGAACATGGCGGCAGGCCAGCTGGTCAAGTGCCACTGTGGACCCGAGGAAGTACTCACAGCGGCAGGGTGCCGGCCATATCCAGAAGGCACTTCCATTGACGGAGAGGGACGAGAGGATTTTCATGGTCCGCACGTTGTCCCG AAATCTGTAACTGATCTGAATGTTATCGTGCAAGATCTGAGCTGCGACGTAGAGGATGACCATCGACAAATGAACTTCACAAAGGGACAGTTTTTCCTTCGGGATCGTGGGGACATAGTGCTCACGGATGATGCTGGTTATCTGAGTGGTCTCCGCATTGAAAACTACTGCGTCAGCCATCTTCTGGATGACCAAAAGCGTCTCACGTGGATGATGAAGGGATGCATTCCCCCACCTTCTATACCGCGTTGTTGCCCTGAAGGCCAGACCTTCAGTAGTGGGGTTTGTAGTCCAGCTCGATCCCCCCATCTGCTGataccgccactctccgccggacTTGATAAGAGTAGCGTCATGTGGCCGGTTGTCAGGAACCACCACAATCCCATCAGCTGTACTGCAGATCCTCTGAAAACACTCCCAGTTGGTTCTATAGACTCTTATTTAATGTCACTTCCCCATGGTGTCATACACGTTTGGAATTTACCTAatgaattagtgaaaaaaaaataCACCTTTACTCCAGACTTTTGCGTGGATCAACAGCATAATGTGGACGGATCTCTTACCTATACTGCTAATTTGTGTTACTCTGACCCAAGGGAGAAACACCACAGAATTTGTAAAGGTAACATTTGTGTGCGCAAGTGTTGTAATGATAACCAGATAATGGACTTTTCCATCCATAGATGCATTGACTACAGTAATGTAACCTTCAAATCACCCTTCACTACTACGCTGTCGTATAAGATAGTGAAAGGAATGCCGCTCTGTAAACCTCAAACTCTTGTGAATAACTTTACCTTGGATAACAAGGGAAACCTGATATACAAAAGTAGAGTTTTTCCTCCCACTGACTACTGCCTAGATACATTCCACAATGCTCAAGGCAATTTACAGAACAGCGCTTTAGCTTGTCTGACTAGTCTTTCAAAATGGGACCAAGCCCGTCTTATAGTGTTTCCAGCATGTCAGGTGATCTCCCTGCTGTCCATGTCCCTGACAGTGGCGTGTTACTGCAAGATACCGGAGCTGCTGAAGAACGGCGGCTGGTACCAGCTGTGGCACGTACTCTCCCTCATGCTAGCCTACTCCTCCAACCTTACCCAGCGGATCACTAATAAATATATGAACGATTTAGCCTGCGTTGTTATGG CACTACTTATGCAGTTTGGATATCTTGCCACTTTCTTCTGGCTAAGTGTTCTCTGCTTTGAAGTTTGGAGAAAGGTTAG GAGCCTGAGCAGATATCTCCCTCCAACAGTCGTGGCAGTTTGGGTCTACCCGCTTTATGCCTTTGGAGGCCCATCGCTGATTGG AATCATTACAATATGTATGCAGTTCCTGGCACCAGATAATGTACCAGGCCTTCATAAACCCTACATTGGTGAGGCAAGATGTTGGTTCATAG GTGACCTGGAGCTTTTCTTGTATTTCTATGGCCCCATAGCATTTTTATTTGCCTGTAACATTTTCTTCATCGGACATACATATTGGAACTATAAAACATTTGAAGCCAATTCAGCAGTGTTGAGAAACTTTAGCATTGATAAATCCGGCACTAATGCTACAGTGCAGACTTCCTTGGACCAAGTACACCGAAGACGAGACTATATATCTGA CTTCAAGCAACAGTTCTCTTTGTTGGTACTGATGTCAATATGCTGGATTACTGAGATTCTCTCCTGGAAGATTCCTCCAGACGAGATGTG GGCAGTAACTGATATCTTGAATACACTCCAAGGCTTCATTATCCTTCTGATCTTTTTGGCAAATAAAAGTAAGCGCAAGCATCTCAAGAAAAAGTATCCGGGGCCTTTTCTGGCTGCAAACCACCTAAAAATGTTTTTCAAAAAATGCGGATCATTTCTGTTCTGTAGTAATGAAAACTCCAGACTTCCTTCGCAGGTGTGTTCAATTAATTCCAAAGTTAGTAGAAAAATATCAACTTCATCTATAGTTTCAAGTATTTCCACATTGACTTCTACACTGAAGTCAACCTCCTCATCATTTCACGTAACTTCGCCTGATAAAAGTGATCCCAAGAGACATCCATCTGTCAGTGAATCAGAGGATGGCATTCTTACTCTTTCCCACTCGCCTCTGTGCTCATTGTCCAGCAATGGCAGTGAAACGTCTCTCTGA